The proteins below come from a single Alnus glutinosa chromosome 9, dhAlnGlut1.1, whole genome shotgun sequence genomic window:
- the LOC133877839 gene encoding F-box protein At3g07870-like produces MEAGQFPADMLFDIFSRLPIKSLMRFRCVSPTWRSIIDDPCLACMHRLRCAEEPKVLILDPPTHEPADATLREDGVFLKASLNLLTRFANSKAYSLRGCCNGLLCLTKQFCGESPLFLFNPPRQEVVELQPPCIAPSRKKYGLGFDCSTNTYKIVGVFDDDLSAQVYTLGGAGSWRAISEGPPCPLLGRPVYSCGALHWVCGDDEGKIVCFDVGKEEFGLISRPEFRSSHLLDLRGELAIVDRSSDKHVEIWVMKEYEKKEWVKEYKIGVKGVRGNEFVEVVGVCEHGEILLKDVFENYFFYNPGTDMLKYSHIPSLNDETQVLCHMGSLLSIAMFGAE; encoded by the coding sequence ATGGAGGCGGGGCAGTTTCCGGCCGACATGCTGTTCGACATCTTTTCCCGACTGCCCATCAAGTCGCTCATGCGCTTCCGGTGCGTCTCTCCGACGTGGCGCAGCATAATCGACGACCCATGCCTTGCGTGCATGCACCGACTCCGATGCGCCGAAGAGCCCAAAGTTTTGATTCTCGATCCTCCCACGCACGAACCGGCCGACGCGACGTTGAGAGAAGACGGGGTGTTCTTGAAGGCCAGTTTGAATTTACTCACGAGGTTTGCAAATTCCAAAGCATATTCTCTACGGGGCTGCTGTAATGGTCTGCTCTGCTTGACAAAACAGTTTTGTGGCGAAAGCCCTCTGTTTTTGTTTAATCCTCCGAGGCAAGAAGTTGTAGAATTGCAACCGCCATGTATAGCCCCAAGCAGGAAAAAATACGGATTAGGGTTTGATTGTTCAACAAACACGTACAAGATTGTCGGAGTTTTTGACGACGATTTGTCTGCTCAAGTTTACACTCTTGGAGGTGCAGGCTCGTGGAGAGCCATTAGCGAAGGCCCTCCATGTCCATTGCTTGGAAGGCCTGTATATTCATGTGGAGCGCTTCATTGGGTCTGTGGGGACGATGAAGGCAAGattgtttgttttgatgttgGGAAGGAGGAATTCGGGTTGATTTCTCGACCCGAATTTCGCTCCAGCCATTTGCTTGATCTGAGAGGAGAGTTGGCCATTGTTGATCGGTCGTCCGATAAGCACGTGGAGATATGGGTAATGAAGgaatatgaaaagaaagagTGGGTCAAAGAATACAAGATTGGTGTAAAAGGGGTGCGCGGAAATGAATTTGTTGAAGTTGTAGGGGTATGCGAGCATGGTGAAATACTACTGAAGGACgtgtttgaaaattatttcttctATAATCCAGGGACTGATATGCTAAAGTACAGCCACATTCCAAGCCTCAATGATGAGACACAAGTCTTGTGTCACATGGGTAGCCTGCTATCAATTGCTATGTTTGGGGCAGagtaa
- the LOC133877096 gene encoding phytochromobilin:ferredoxin oxidoreductase, chloroplastic, with product MESCSSLRSFCVTLKPPLLNSVGVFASTHSSWRRKRASFQVSAFSFQKFIHFALNETKRQTQLVPSPLQEKFNSMNSIDGKSELQMLSFQAPKIRLLRSLSIETEAMQVLDFTVFPEPEFDVPIFCANFFATTSTSIVVLDLNPLHDVISQRDYKERYYRSLMPLGLKYAELLPWGGKLTSESLKFFSPIVIWTRFTPSELKNDVLYSAFTDYYKAWLKLIKQAVAETDVSQIMSNREAQHRYLTWRAEKDPGHGILKKLAGETMAKELLRSFLFNGIDELGSRTFLDYFPEYRCEDGTINEKRSIVGKSFENRPWDTRGEFIDKNS from the exons atggaGTCCTGTTCTTCTCTGAGAAGCTTTTGCGTAACTCTAAAGCCTCCACTGCTAAACAGTGTAGGAGTATTTGCTAGCACTCATAGCAGTTGGAGGAGGAAAAGAGCCTCTTTTCAAGTTTCTGCATTTTCATTCCAGAAGTTCATCCACTTCGCTTTAAATGAAACAAAGCGCCAAACTCAGTTGGTCCCTTCTCCTTTACAG GAAAAATTTAATTCAATGAATTCCATAGATGGTAAATCAGAGCTTCAAATGTTATCATTCCAAGCTCCCAAGATTAGACTTCTACGAAGTTTGAGCATTGAGACTGAAGCAATGCAG GTGTTAGATTTTACTGTCTTTCCAGAACCAGAATTTGATGTACCCATATTTTGTGCCAACTTTTTCGCCACCACCAGCACAAGCATAGTGGTCTT GGACCTTAACCCTTTGCATGATGTCATCAGTCAAAGAGATTATAAGGAAAGATACTATAGAAGTTTGATGCCTCTTGGTCTAAAGTATGCTGAG CTTTTACCCTGGGGAGGAAAGCTTACAAGCGAGTCCCTAAAATTTTTCTCACCAATTGTGATATGGACCAGATTTACTCCCAGCGAACTCAAAAATGATGTTTTATATTCTGCATTCACGGATTATTACAAG GCATGGCTTAAGCTGATAAAACAAGCAGTAGCAGAGACAGATGTGTCCCAAATTATGAGCAATCGTGAAGCACAACATAGATATCTAACATGGAGAGCAGAGAAG GATCCAGGTCATGGAATTCTGAAAAAGTTGGCTGGGGAGACGATGGCAAAG GAGTTGCTGAGGAGCTTCCTCTTTAATGGAATTGATGAGCTAGGAAGCAGAACATTCCTGGATTACTTTCCGGAGTACCGCTGTGAGGATGGGACAATAAATGAGAAGCGCAGCATTGTGGGGAAATCTTTTGAAAATCGCCCTTGGGATACAAGGGGGGAATTCATTGATAAAAATTCCTAA